The genomic interval atatatgtataatttatatagattttctctatcatataggcacacatatattgtaaatattatgaatgataagaacataatatatatatatatatgaaatcaataataaacctataaaagcatatatatatatagatatatagataaaaataaaataaaaaaaaaagattcttgaaattgtttcagtcagatgagtatatatataaatatatatttagtgtatcgtgactttgaaacaattcaagaactttaacaaaatacttacattgggtcttaggcagagactcatagttgaagcttgggcagagattcgtgctgataacgtgttataaaataatataatataatatagaatagatgagaagaaagaagaagaagatgaagagagaaagagaaagtgaatgagaatttctgagttgtttattccaatggagtgaaccctatttatacaaatacaagagtgagatattaagaaactaaaaaaaagggaaactaagaaaagatgaatgttgattacaattaatggtaataaataaaaaatttggacatctacataattattaatatttataacattttcccattattttttattttaaattaattcatttctcttatttattattctgattctaattataataaatgtatGATTATAGCAATAAATACTTTTTTCGATGAGAAGATTGTTGTCATGGATATGCTGTATTGATAATTACTAAAAACAATCGGTAGCCAAATTATCTCATTATTGATTTAAAATATGGTACTCTCTGTGCATTGTAAATTTGTAAGAAACCAAACGTACATGGGATGATAGTACAATGTACGTAGAATACCCATAACAATTGTGCAAATGGAGTCTTCAAAcatatcaaaaaaaatatcttatcttgtTTAAAAAGTCAAGCCATTTACAACACTACTGAGGTCACAtcctaaatatatattaatttaattccaAAGGCACATTAATTGTTACCAAAGCCAACAAATTGTCAATCTCCtaggtttatttaaattacGTTTCACTTATACGTGGGGTGTGGTGATGAGTCTGGTCCCTAAAAAGTGTAGTTTTTCCGATTTTCACCATTTTCTTCCATTCCATCTATGGtatattaaagaaatatataaaaccTCAACGATATATTGTcttatatttatgtataaattCCTCTCTATCGGAAATAATTGAAGCTAACATATATAATAACAACCACCTATATACATATCTGTGttctttccaaaaaaaaaaaaaagctttgtTTTTTCTTCCAACTCAATATCATGGGGCGGCGCGGAACGAAGCTGCGGGACCTCGTGGGAGCAATCAAGGACAAAGCATCACAAAGCAAAGCCGCGATTTTCTCTCGACCCAATACTCTCTCCCTACTAAGAGCCACGACGCACAACCTCCACGCGCCGCCGAACCCCAAGCACTTAGCGGCAGTACTAGCATTCGGTCACTCCTCACGCGCCACCGCATCAGCGGCCGTGGAGATCCTGATGGATCGGCTCCAGAACACGGGAGACGCATCCGTGGCTCTCAAGTGCCTGGTGGCCGTCCACCACATTGTAAAATTCGGTACCTTCATTCTCCAAGACCAGCTCTCCGTTTTCCCCCTCCACGGTGGTCGGAACTATCTCAACCTCTCAAGATTCAGGGACAACTCTAGTCACGTGACCTGGCAGCTATCCACGTGGGTCCGCTGGTACGCTGAGTACATCGAGAACCTACTTTCCACTTCCCGGGTCCTCGGATTCTTTCTCGGGTCGTCGTCTTCCGCCACGGAGGAGGAGCGAGTTTCGGCGTGTTGGACCAGTGATTTGATTAAGGAGATTGAGTCGCTGGCGAGTTTGTTAGAACGGATCTGCGCGCAGCCCGAGTTGGATATGAGTTTGAACGGTAACAGATTGGTGGGCGATATTAGGGGATTGGTGGGTCAGGATTATTTGTCGGTTGTAAACGAGGTGTCGATCCGAGTCACTGAGTTTGGTGAGAGACTGAGTTGTTTGAGCTTTGTCGACTCGGTCGAGTTGATGTGTGCTTTTAGGAGATTGGAAAATTGCAGAGAGAGGCTTCAATTATCGTCTAATTTGGTGAAGAAGGACTTAAGTGAAAGCTTTTGGGATCTGATTCGTGAGATTAAGGAGAAAGTCGGGCAGGAAAAAGAGGCCCGGGAAGATAATTTGGTGGTGGCGTTAAGGAAAGATAAGGGTACTGAGTCGGCTCGGTTCGGGGACCGAGTTCTAAAGGTCGATAACTCGGTCCGATTCTCGTCCGGAAGATTTGCCTCCAATTACATGTCTTCTTTGCCATTCGTGGGCTCCACGTAATAGTCGATTGGTAAATCAATTTTAGAAACTATGTTGTAAAAATTAGAGCTGAGACATTTTCCTTTTTGAATAatgtattattaaaaaaatatgattggttacttattttgaaaatatattcatcactaaaatttcttttatatctttatgtttctcaatgttgcctaatgaatattattggtgaaaaaacctatacttaattaatgttctactccctaattatttaaaattatgtggttcacttgacaccaaagtataaactgaagattaaaattttattaaatccaaaattgcctgtgggctaaattttaaatttaataaaaattatatgaactttatgatagatttaattaaacaattagtttaggaaaatgaagtttattatctatctttattaaatttgtgataacactattaaattaaatccccataactccctgtggggtaaattaagagaacttaatttaacatattatcctaattaattatacaaatataataaaatccctgtggggtaaaattattatacctatataattaattacaagttatgtccattaaggtgaattgtaattaatatataattttatacaaataaggatgatgtggctactccctaattatataaaattatattttcactttgacattaggtattgggctctacctaaaagtaatttcgttattaacataatagacaatcactgagattagtgctcctagtgtggtcgtccgaagatcattaaaaaccgttctagatatgagcatttgtcccaaattcatgttttcttatgtcaaaccacaaaattacttacattttattcattttaggaagttttatgaatattttatgaataattttatgaagttttatgaaacttaatgtgctatataaaatattcaacctatcttaatgtttgaatgtttctaaatatatctagcactataaaaggaatttatgtatagcatttaaatcatacaaatctaaattaattgcattaaacataaatttgccaaataaatacaaattaatacaattattgtatgataataaattaaatgcttaattccataatatataattaattatgcatttatgaccatataatatcttaaatatttatactaataattaatttgtataaataaggtaattatacaaattagtacaattaattatatggaatgaattaaatgcaaaattaaagactatacttaatggtagatttttcaaattttattaatttaaacaataaattacataaatttggtaataaataattaaatgcacaattatacaaattgcacaattattacatgcctaaataaatcatgtaattaattaccatattaaaacaaatttccattttcagtttatactaaataacatattaattctaaatatatgtattaaattaaaaatggaaattaatgaatgtaatttattgactaaattaacaataggagaataatttatatttccaaataaataaaaaagtatataaaaaaaaaatcgaaattttttttttcccttttttttttttttttgaaaaatacactgccataagcgacatgataaaatttccttaaacttccaaaaatcatgaaatcaattccaaatgaatctaaatgcaaaaattaagacattcatatagattttatgcatcgaaaatacataaaacaaagactttaaaaatcaccaaaattttctgaaaaataattttgagatttctttgttttttcaaagtggattttcatgcttagaacaatattctatattaatatatgaatgtattaatacatatacaatatatatataaatatatatacatatatatacagaaaaataaaaatactgtatgtatatatataaacatgaaatgtatatatgtatatatttgtatatagcatttagatatataaataatatatatatatacaacatatatacgtaatgaaatgaagaaaaaatatatatatatatgtatatgaatatatatatatgaactgaatgaataaacaagtatatatgtatgaaaatatatatgtatatatataattgggattgaatgaatatgaatatataaatatatacacaaacgaaaataaatatatatatcaacactgaattaaatatatatatgtataaacactgtatatacgagtatatatatatatatatgaaactcaaatacAATCAAGACAGAGATaaaaccgctctgataccaactgttagacatttatatgtataaactgaaatatatatgtttaagtataaagtgcggaattaatcaaacatatatgcactataatttaaggatcgaaatacctccagccattgattcttgagcttcaaacccacataagctttgatctgcaaaggaaattgactaccatgggtaatcgggcttcctcgctctctcaactctctttagatggaatttgctgttatgaacagaatgagtgaggagctcggggaccgagactttatatttataggtgagatactccatcagtatctgtgccacattaattgtcagaatattttgacaattaattcaggaaatcaaatcaggtaatgaatataaaaatctgaccatatatagaatattacgtaattgattctgtcaagattcaatgaatataaaatattcatttatcagaatcaataatattatcttatttccttaattagaaatattctaatactcTAAACTCACTTCTCACCAGGGTAGTCACTACTTTCAGCCACCATGCTAGTCGAACAACCTTGTTCTTTTTGTTCTTTATATATATGACAATTCTTCTAGTTAATCATATTTTGACACATCATTAAGTAAATGTTGCTTAATCTTGTGTGCAACACAGGAGATTATTAAAATTTtgcgttttttttttctttttaaattgaaaaaagtAAATGGTATGTGAGTGAAAAGCCAAACATTGTCGTAGTGTTTTCTAATTTCTCCTATTGCCATTGAAGCTTTTAGTATTAGTTTTTTGAAATAGGAACCTAGTCCATTTTGATGGTAATTATATTATTTGGATAATTTTCATTGTAAATTTGTTGTATTTATGTTGTTTCAAACCAAACTAATATGTTTCAAGTGAATTGGTTTGATTTGAGCATTTTCTTCGTCTATTTTggttttaaacttttaaaaaaccATATATTTTGGTTTGGTTCCAAAAAGTGACAATACACACCAAATCAATTGAGAAACACCCTTAAATTGTATTTCTCTGTATTTGGATCACCACTTCAATTTGGTATCTTTTATtgtacaatatttttgtaatatatattttcatgtGATGTCCAAAggcatcattttattttaactaCCTAAAATTATTCAAACAACTCCAATGTTCATGGTCAActcattaatattttaatatgtattaGTTGTATTGAATTATCAGtttctcttatttatttatttgctaATGTGATGTTATCATTGAATGTTCATTCAAAGTCCAAACCATGCGCGTTGGTGTGCTTTTTCAAAAAGGGTGCATATCCACGGAAAGGTGAGAGGAGACAGtctaaaaagaaaaatgagaaaaaaacagaatatctattttatataaaatgtaaaGATTATTGGATGATTTTTATTAACGGAATGCACTTATAGTGATCGTAACCTAATTCCCTAGAAAATTGTAAGCTTGATAGCGATAATAAAACTAACTCTCCTAAAATTGTGATTCTATTCGTACCCTTCATACCCCATTCCAACGTTGAAATCAGATATTAAAAAGACTTTCAAAGAATATTTTCGTCCTCCTATTCTCCGACGAAATCCTACTCACTATTCTCGCCAAGCTTCCCGTGTCTCATCGCAACACCAACTCACTCGTTTGCAAAAGATGGCTCAGTCTTCAAGATCGTCTGGTACAGTCTCTCAAGCTTCTCGATTGGGGCTTTCTTCAGTCGGGTAGGCTGACCCTTAGGTTCCCAAATTTGACCCATGTTGCTTTGCTTTCTGGGTCTTTGATTTCGATCCTGAATTCTGATATTTTGTTGAACCACAAAATGTTTTCTGTTCAAATTGGTTCTCATTTTTCGGCGGATGCTCAAGCTTTCCAGGCCCATTTGCTTCCTCCCGAGGTTATTGATAGAGGGCTTCAAGAACTAGCTAACGGTTGCCCAAATCTTCACAAAGTGGCAATGGTTGGTGCTACTGAACTGGGTCTGTTAAGTTTAGCCGAAGAATGCTCGACTTTGCAAGATTTAGAATTGCACAAGTGCAACGACAATGTCTTGCGTGGTATAGCATCATGTGAGAATTTATAGGTACTGAAGTTGGTAGGCAATGTGAAAGGGTTTTATAGTTCAACGGTCTCTGTTTGTTGTTCTATTATACAAATTAGAATAAAGATTAACAAGAGCATAAATACTTATTATGTATAGTACGGtaaattaattaagttttttttttaccatttcACAATTTTATTGTTAAgtccataaaaaattaaaaattccttCAATAAtgcttttttttccttttcatttaataattcttctcttttaattatcaaaattgtatgtttcttttttttttttgaataatatatgtttctttttaatttgaaaacttCTTACattgttttctttaatttaataaatcttaagcattattttttcaaatatatatcaacaatatttaattttaattttataaatttataattattgcttttaaatattttattaacattttgagtttaatttttatttctcaaaACTTTACacaatgtatattttttttaatatattacataattataCATTCTCTttcttcaaattattattattatttccacAATTATCACTCTATATTAagcattatttattttaaaattacgtATGACATTTGAAAAAAAACTATAACTATAACTAAAACCTAAAACAAAACTAACTATGTGGCTAGGCACGTAACTTCtgtctagtatatatatatgtatttttttttggctaGTGAGGATTTATATATATGGAATACATAAGTATTACTTATTatgattaaataaatttaattataaatattaattttaaaaatattaaattattagattttgattcaataacgaataatgaaagaaaaatttcaatatctataCTTAATTTAtgtactttattaaaaaaaaatatcaaaaaatatatctttttacactatattaaaaataagtttagaaataaaatatttaagtcaaactcaatttttttttatctcttttttattgccgaaaaacttttttttttaattttttttcagctGATGGAACAATTCTAAcccatataatataaaaataagagattaaactaattagatagaaaaattatgtttaaaaactaaaatttacacatccatatacatatatatatatatatttataattaaatgtgATAAATATAAAGATAATAATAACTTTAGCATGTTGGTTAGGCtatctcatatatattataaagatTAAAAGTTTCAAtcctaataaaaatatttttacttttaatatttaatttacttttTACCCTCATTACCAAAAAAGAAGTATGCCCCTCTTTAATTCTAAgtcaaaaaatcttacttttagtcacaataaaaatttgtgactaaaagtgaaaaacttgtgactaattatgaattattattcgtatgttgtgactaaaaggtccgtagctaaagtattagtcacaacaattacaatttgttatgactaaaagtatttttagtcacaatacttgttgtgactaaagcTAAATTAATTAGTGACAATTTGTaactaaataatatattttagtcacaagtaacattttgctGTGATTAAAAGTCAcgtttagtcacaaaaaaattatattgagagtaaaaatttatcactaaaagtagcagttttttgtagtaTCTGCCACGATATGGGAGAAACGAATAAGTGGTGGTGGTTGTCATTTGAGCACTAGCGATTAACTCGAGAGAGCGACTACAAAGAGTGCTAGGATATTAAAATGcgataaacaaaaataataaaaataagacaAATTACAACTCTAAAGTTACAATAACTAAAAGAGATTAATAAaggatatttacaaaaatatgaaaaaaaaaaaaacactaaagatgatattttttaaaaaaaaaaaccttgaaaatataaaataaatcaattattaaAGATAagaaataccataaaaaaaattaaaatcgtGATTTTTAATAGCAACTACAGAAGctagttttttttagtaaaaccAAACTACAAAAGTTAAAACAATACTTGATATAATTTTGTTCATGCAATAAGTTAAGAAATCTATATattcaaaattggtttcttAAGGCATTCCAAAActcatatataaattttacatgcttCTCAGAACTCTAAGACTCGACCATCAACCCACTATTAAAGTTAAAACCAATAACACAGTAACCAAATTTAAACCAGTTACAAACTTCTATCTCGACAATCAAACCACTACCAAAACAGTCACTATTCgataagataaaaaaatagaataaaaatatttgctAGAGTTATTATCATCATCAGAACAGTCATCGAAAAATTCATCAAAATTATTGTTGTTACTAAAAAGTCTTCACAGTTAGACACTGAAGTTGTCATAGTACTAAATCTTAGAACTAATTacgtaaaatataataaaagcaataatTACATACAGAAACTAGTTTACAATTAACTAATTATATGACACATAAATAATGAAAAGATAATCAAATAcgaaaattaattacttaaaataaatatatatatatatatataccatagAAGAATTTTTAACAATGACTTATAAATTAAATCACaaaaactaaaactaattaCATCAAACAACTTAGTGAAAATCtgacaaaaaaatcaattacgtaaaataactaaattaaaaattaactcaCATAAACTCGTTACCTAATTAACTTAAGATCAGGACTAACAAGAATGGTTGGGAcaacaaatataacaaaaattaaattcaaaaaattgttacaataaataaatattttgttggaaattattttaccaggatcttagatctattcacaagtatgttgattaacaccctaaatatgaactttctaaaacgatgaaataaacacatataaagtttaggaaaccttacattgggtgcagcggaattaaatgactccttccgttcagatctctaacccttgtatcctttctgtcgcagagtattatcaagatctgaacctggatctctttctctgaatctttgatgctgaaactccttttgctgaaaatctttcttcacgatcttcctcactatgattgaggtattgcttgctgtgtgtgggcactactctaatcactaaggggtttcgaaattttcaaggaagaagagagagagagagtggcggccaaggtagagagagagaggctcaagtttttctgaatgaaaagtgtaattttcctgaagccttcactacctatttatagcattccactagggttaggtttgaattatttggcattaaaataatgaaaatatcagaggtaaaactcctataaaagtggccgtccatggcttattggatttgggcctcactttttacaattttgcagttttatcacttttgtatctgattttctcaaaaacgccaattttctaattcaaccatttaaatgccaattctaactatttaataactataaataattattaaataatattgtcatttatcatatttattaattgaaccatacaaagtatcataattaacaaatatgcccctaataactccttctttacaattttgcccttacttagtgaaaatttcacaaatagacatagtataatatgagaatgataattgattaatcaaaaccaattacatgagtcttacaaacaatattatcactaaaattcactaacttattaactcttcgttgaatccacgcatagaacttagaattgcactctcagtatatagaatgctctatatgttccaccatatagacgcatcattagtcatccattgttataatcctaatttgatcaatgatcctctatatgaatgatctacactgtaaagggattagattaccgttacaccctacaatgtatttattccttaaaacacttgaccccgtataaatgatatttcagcttatgtgaaatgagtactccaccatttatgtgttggaagttattttaccaggaacttagatctactcacaagtatgttgatttaacaacctaaatatgaacttctaaaacgatagaaaattaaacacataagagtatcagaaatcttacattgggtgcagcggaatatatgtctcctcccactcagatttctaacccttgattcctttctgtagcagagtataatcaagatctgagcccgatagtccttctttgttgtttctgaattctacacagccttcctcactatgattgaggtatcacttgatgtgtgtgggcactactctagcacttatagatttcgaaacagtgaaggaatagagagagagagggtggcggctcagagagaattttcagagagaaaattctgtcagaataatgttgtgtatcagttatttttaatactgaagcctttgccttctatttatagaagactacccagggctatgattgaattaattgacatttaatattgaaaaaatcaaagggaaaagggaacttaagtggccggcctaggcattgtggaaacaaggcttgccacttttccaactttccttttcctacactgatagtttcctattttgtcaaaaactgccaattcctttgttcaaccacataaatgtcaaatctaattatttaataattaaaattaattatcaaataatatattgtcatttattttattaataatgaaactaattaaagtttcctaattaataaatatgcccttcaaaatctctatttactgttttgcccttaataagtgataaattctcaaatagacacagtctatcttgagaattttaattgattaattaaaatcaattaaatgagtcttacaagtaatattatctcaactagtgggggggaccatgggtctatatatccgagcttccaataagcaaatctagagtttaccacttaaattcactgacttattaattcttcgttgaatccacacatagaactcagaattgcactctcagtatatagaatgctctatatgttccaccatatagacacgtcattagttatccattgttataatcctaatgtgatcaatgatcctctatatggatgatttacactgtaaagggactaaattaccgtaacaccctacaatgtattttatccttaaaacacttaaccctgtataaatgatatttcaactaagtgaaatgagtactcaatcatttatctcgtttggttaagctcgatggaaatcaccctttgcttactattcgccagatagaagctatagattccatatttatgttagcgctcccactcaatcgcactaccgtgttcccaaaatgtatgtattgccctgaccaaaaattaggcttaactaacaaatcaaagaacacgaataacactcttgagattgagcctaaccatatcaggatttcgatcatgtgatctaggatcaacttatgatattgaattgaatagatatttacggtaagtttcaaaaatctatttcaaagtttaatatcggtccattccaatgcatactccatgcatccaaccttagctttactttaacctatgttctggaaagaacataacttttctccaaatgcaagtaaactctgttgtagattctcatatcagtaaaacccagtgttctgataaatctaggaatactttattcacatagtcatgtttactttccactgtgttgacaacacaataaacatgatcaagtatgtgaaaaggggtttggatgaatttataaatcaaatagacaaaca from Cannabis sativa cultivar Pink pepper isolate KNU-18-1 chromosome 4, ASM2916894v1, whole genome shotgun sequence carries:
- the LOC115714883 gene encoding putative clathrin assembly protein At4g40080 — encoded protein: MGRRGTKLRDLVGAIKDKASQSKAAIFSRPNTLSLLRATTHNLHAPPNPKHLAAVLAFGHSSRATASAAVEILMDRLQNTGDASVALKCLVAVHHIVKFGTFILQDQLSVFPLHGGRNYLNLSRFRDNSSHVTWQLSTWVRWYAEYIENLLSTSRVLGFFLGSSSSATEEERVSACWTSDLIKEIESLASLLERICAQPELDMSLNGNRLVGDIRGLVGQDYLSVVNEVSIRVTEFGERLSCLSFVDSVELMCAFRRLENCRERLQLSSNLVKKDLSESFWDLIREIKEKVGQEKEAREDNLVVALRKDKGTESARFGDRVLKVDNSVRFSSGRFASNYMSSLPFVGST